A window of Theileria parva strain Muguga chromosome 4 map unlocalized ctg_529, whole genome shotgun sequence genomic DNA:
TACAACGTGACTAGGACCATGACGAACCGACACCCACCAGAAGATTCCAGCTTCATTTATAAGCTGTGGTTCTGGGTTCACAACTCAATAACAACCGGTTTTATGGACTTCCTCAAAGATTTCAAAATGAACATTAGGGATTACATTTAGTTTTTTCTTGAAAGTGAAGATTAGTCGAGAGAATTTCAATATACCAAATATGACATCTCGGGTTTATAAAACATCATTAAATATTCTTGCAACTTCCTTTAATTTctaatacattatttatacacattctAGAGTTAAACGGTGTTTTAATTAAGCCTTAAGGCCATTAGGTGATAACGTGATTTCTACCCCAACAGGGAAGAATTTTAACGAAGTGCTCATTTCGCACTAAATCATAACATATTGTTTTTTGTTTTACTTGGctgtttaatatttaatttttaattttttatagaaattattctttaatatatttcaaCATGCCCTTTTTGATCAACTATCACTGTAATCCTCCCTATAACTAAAATCTGCCTTTTGTGTCAAGATGGGTTTAAAACATAAGGAAATCCACAGACACTTTCAATTCCTTAGCGAAAATCCATTCACCTATGAATTTATAGCTGGATTTCTCGCTTTCGCTATGTATATACCTGAACAGGTAGTTTCAGTGAGTTCCAGACATCTCGCCGTCGCCTTTAACATACCAAAGGAAACTACAGGTATATATTTTAGCAAGTTGTTCAGTCTTCGTGCCCTTGTGTTGCTATTAGGATCTTTAGCAgtgtatatttttaaatggtTCATAAGCGACGataacatatttttcaCGTTGCttttttatacattattaattgtatCGAGAGTTATCATTCTTGTGTTGTTGTACTTTTGCAAGAATCTGGCTCTGGGattttataacattttcaTCTTAGAGTCACTCTTCCTAGGTCTATTCCAACTCACCTTCTTCACTCTGACGCCAGAGTATGTATCATTATTAAGTCTTTgctttaaaatatcaaagATTTCTGTATTTCTAATTCAGCTGAGTATGGACTTCACAACATACAATAGTCCATTCCTAATGGTGAAGATACactttttcattatttttgtCATTTCATTCTTTTCCATCTTCATGTGGTTCTTCTACTGTATAAATTACACTAATTTCAAACGCAAGCCAATACAATCAACCCAAACTAATGAAGCTATTGATAATTCATACAAATATACAGTTAATGGTTCAAAAAGTAAGGTCATTGAAATTGTATCAAATGATGGCAACCTGGGCCCAGAACCAGGCTTTTTTAGGCAGTTGAGAAACAGCATCTCACCTTTCTTGATGTGTCTAATCTCAATTATGCTAAAGAATACAATATCGCCTGGAATTCTCCCATATGCACTCCTGGATAGGGATAAGTGCCACAAAATCAATATGGCCATCATCCCAATGGGACTCCTGGGGGCATTTGCTATACACtttttaaaagttaaagTGAAGTCAATCAATGAAAAATGGACCTGGCGATGGCACTTAATGTGGATTTTCATCATCCCCTGTgtagtaatatttataataaccTTCGCAGCACTCCACTCAGATGGAGCTCTTTCCAACGCCATTATAAACTCACAAAAATCGGTTTTATGGATGGCGGTATTTTTCTTCTTCTGTTTCGCGTTTGTCGAATCGCTGGGTTATCTTGGAGTTGTCTCCAACGTTAAGCATAATGGAAAAGTCTATGGAAACGGACTTAAAGTGGTCTCGACGAACCAATTCTCCGGTTATGTGACTGGGTTCTTGTTTTATAAAATCTCTGTAGGATATAATGTTACGCGTTCCTTCGCAACAATTCCTCCAGAAGTTACCGGATCTTTCATTAGGTTCCTATACTGGATTCGGGAATCTTTACACGGAGCGTTCAGCGACTTTATAAAGGATTTCCAAATGAACATCAAGGAATACATTTAGTTTTTTTcgtttttttattatttttttttatttttttaaatcggtttttaatttttaaaaattattatattctaaCTAGTTACTTATTTGTATGTTCAGCTCACATCTTAGTCTCGCTGGATCAGTGCCACCTTGAGAATTTACGAATGTGGGTGTACGTGAATTcatgaatataaattagATAATGTTAATGAATTTGTAATACGAGTTAGATAAGCATGTAAATTAATcagtatatttaaatttctcTTGAGGTTTATAGTTACTTTCAACAAATTCTGGTACAAACAAAGACCGAAGACGGTTAATTGCAGCGGCAACCTGAAGATAATTgtttatgtgtaaaatacttcAAATATGCGAGGCATTGTGCAATCACCCTAAATCAAAATCTAAGAAAAGAAAACTAACAGATGGAAAGTGTTTAAATCCATTAACTTGGTCCAGACCATTGAATCCAGCAtctgaaataataattatcttGAGTTTCAAGCGTGCCTTTATTCTTGTTCCACTCGAGGTACAAAGATTCCAATAACTCACGTAGGGTCCTAAAAACAGTTAAAACAATAaacaaatgttaaattacttGTTTTGGTGCTGTGGAGTGTGGTAAAGGTCTTCCAAGTAAGTAATAATGTTTGTTATAGTACAGGTTTGGCCAACCTCAACCAACTGCTCAACAAGACTTAAGTCGATTTCCTCCGTTCCATACTTTATCTTATGAATTCCATGTTGTTTAATCTTATTCTTTACTCTTTTAAAGGTGCCTAAAGaatgtaaattagtttGTTTTACCAACTTTTCGAAATTAACCGAGAATTGATCAGCCCACTAAACAGCTTCAACTTGGTCAAATCAAcctaaacaattattaaatcaCTAAATATCGGTGATTAATCATG
This region includes:
- a CDS encoding Tpr-like protein, encoding MGLKHKEIHRHFQFLSENPFTYEFIAGFLAFAMYIPEQVVSVSSRHLAVAFNIPKETTGIYFSKLFSLRALVLLLGSLAVYIFKWFISDDNIFFTLLFYTLLIVSRVIILVLLYFCKNLALGFYNIFILESLFLGLFQLTFFTLTPEYVSLLSLCFKISKISVFLIQLSMDFTTYNSPFLMVKIHFFIIFVISFFSIFMWFFYCINYTNFKRKPIQSTQTNEAIDNSYKYTVNGSKSKVIEIVSNDGNLGPEPGFFRQLRNSISPFLMCLISIMLKNTISPGILPYALLDRDKCHKINMAIIPMGLLGAFAIHFLKVKVKSINEKWTWRWHLMWIFIIPCVVIFIITFAALHSDGALSNAIINSQKSVLWMAVFFFFCFAFVESLGYLGVVSNVKHNGKVYGNGLKVVSTNQFSGYVTGFLFYKISVGYNVTRSFATIPPEVTGSFIRFLYWIRESLHGAFSDFIKDFQMNIKEYI